In one Conger conger chromosome 5, fConCon1.1, whole genome shotgun sequence genomic region, the following are encoded:
- the LOC133128581 gene encoding cell cycle control protein 50A-like — MMATNYNHNPKDEDGHPAGAAGPGGAGNDRSRKPDNTAFKQQRLPAWQPILTAGTVLPAFFAIGVIFIPIGIGLYVTSNNIKEFEIDYTGVDASSPCFNCSQNYSWNNTKPCTCSVSFVLDKAFEGSVFMYYGLSNFYQNHRRYVKSRDDRQLNGDTSVLTNPSKECEPYRTDVKPIAPCGAIANSLFNDTLVLNYISLNGTPISIPLVKKGIAWWTDKHIKFRNPGGNNSDLITAFQGTTKPINWAKPVYELDTDPDNNGFINEDFIVWMRTAALPTFRKLYRIIQKNSMGPTLPRGNYTLDVTYNYPVRGFDGRKRMILSTISWMGGKNPFLGIAYITVGSICFSLGVVLFIIHHKYGTRNNSADITT; from the exons ATGATGGCGACGAACTACAACCACAACCCAAAGGACGAAGACGGCCACCCTGCTGGGGCCGCGGGTCCAGGTGGAGCGGGTAATGACAGAAGCAGGAAGCCTGACAACACTGCCTTCAAGCAGCAACGATTACCAGCGTGGCAGCCCATACTCACGGCGGGCACTGTGCTGCCAGCTTTTTTCGCTATTGGCGTCATCTTCATTCCCATCGGAATCGGCCTCTACGTAACATCAAACAACATTAAAGAGTTCGAG ATCGATTACACCGGGGTTGACGCATCAAGTCCCTGCTTCAACTGTTCTCAGAACTACAGCTGGAACAATACAAAACCATGTACATGTTCTGTGTCCTTCGTACTAGATAAGGCTTTTGAG GGCAGTGTTTTCATGTACTATGGTCTGTCCAACTTCTATCAGAATCACAGACGTTATGTTAAGTCCAGGGATGACAGGCAGTTGAATGGCGACACATCAGTATTGACG AATCCCAGCAAGGAATGTGAGCCATACCGTACCGATGTGAAGCCCATTGCCCCCTGTGGAGCCATTGCCAACAGTTTGTTTAATG ATACTTTGGTGCTAAATTACATCAGTCTCAACGGAACACCAATTTCAATTCCTCTTGTGAAGAAGGGCATTGCCTGGTGGACCGACAAACACATAAAGTTCAGGAATCCAGGGGGGAACAACTCCGATCTCATCACTGCATTCCAAG GTACAACAAAACCAATAAACTGGGCCAAGCCTGTTTATGAGCTGGATACAGACCCAGACAACAACGGCTTCATTAACGAAGACTTCATCGTATGGATGCGCACAGCAGCTCTGCCCACCTTTCGTAAGCTGTACCGCATTATCCAGAAGAACAGCATGGGTCCGACCCTGCCCAGAGGCAACTATACTCTGGACGTGACCTACA ACTACCCCGTGCGCGGTTTCGACGGACGCAAGCGCATGATCCTCAGCACCATCTCCTGGATGGGTGGCAAGAACCCCTTCCTGGGCATCGCCTACATCACCGTCGGCTCGATCTGTTTCTCCCTGGGAGTTGTCCTCTTCATCATACACCACAAGTACGGGACCCGCAACAACAGTGCAGACATCACCACCTGA